A single window of Nicotiana sylvestris chromosome 3, ASM39365v2, whole genome shotgun sequence DNA harbors:
- the LOC138887158 gene encoding uncharacterized protein, whose protein sequence is MEDLNVRKEITTSESIDGHCIWVPNENVSQLEQKLLKFQEELDQDLLIRNLAEELKKLTSRIQGVEGSKGLEGLNYEDLCIKPDVELPEGYKPLKFEMFDGTGDLRVHLRTYCDKLVGVGKDKRIRMKLFMRSLKRDALSWYISQDPKKWSSWVGMDSNFMDKFRFNTENAPDVFYIQNLKKKPTETFHEYATRWRSETAKGHTIDECCSLKDKIQSLIDNKVIVAKEAAPNVHNNPSPDHKCEGVHMIEIEDDWDPEGSIGLVAEGDDPKKPTVTLNSIMVQIQSSEVTEVDVSIPIEFEAVPSTKTPASFEVLILPPNEHVPFEVKVGAPIPVVMTTVPSFHTKAIPWDYTAEARRKGKVRFEETTAAQGSDDLWRKIHSKEYSVIDQLNKTPAQISILSLLKNSKTHKNALLKVLSEAYVPNNITGGEMANMVGQVLESHKITFYEDELLPEGLGHNKALHITVQYEDYFITRILIDGGSSLNICPLITRKKLGKGLHKIKEGAITIKAFDGSQRSTIGEINMCLQMGLTWLEVDFQVIDVPASNNLLLGRPWIHSAGAVALTIHQAMKFEWNHQEVIIHGDGSNPIYSRQTIPTIGGSIKLGGEM, encoded by the exons atggaagatttgaatgTCAGAAAAGAGATCACAACATCAGAGTCCATTGATGGCCATTGTATTTGGGTTCCCAATGAAAATGTGTCGCAACTCGAGCAGAAATTATTGAAGTTTCAGGAagagcttgatcag GATCTACTCATCAGAAACTTGGCTGAAGAGCTCAAGAAACTAACCAGCCGAATCCAAGGCGTGGAAGGAAGTAAAGGccttgaagggttgaactatgaagatctctgcataaagccagatgttgaactgccagaagggtacaaacctctcaagttcgagatgtttgatggtacaggtgatctaAGGGTCCATCtaagaacatactgcgacaagctggtcggtgTAGGAAAGGAcaaaaggatccgcatgaagctattcatgaggagtctgaaaagAGATGcattatcctggtacatcagtcaggatcctaagaaatggtcaaGTTGGGTAGGTATGGACTCTAATTTCATGGACAAATTCAGAtttaacacagaaaatgcaccggatgtattttACAttcagaatctgaagaagaagccaaCAGAAAcatttcacgagtatgctactcgttggaggtcggaaactgctaag ggacacaccatcgatgaatgctgCTCTCTAAAGGACAAGATACAATCCttaattgataacaaggtcaTTGTAGCAAAGGAAGCCGCTCCGAATGTTCACAACAACCCCTCACCAGATCATAAGTGCGagggtgttcacatgattgaaatagaggatgattgggatcccgagggatccaTTGGGTTGGTTGCAGAAGGCGATGATCCAAAGAAGCCGACAGTTACTCTTAACTCCATCATGGTCCAGATTCAATCGTCCGAGGTCACTGAAGTAGATGTGTCTATCCCTATTGAGTTTGAGGCAGTGCCATCAACCAAAACACCAGCATCGTTTGAGGTTTTAATTTTACCACCCAATGAACATGTCCCATTTGAAGTAAAGGTAGGCGCACCGATTCCAGTGGTAATGACCACCGTGCCATCATTCCATACAAAAGCTATTCCTTGGGATTATACGGCTGAGGCTAGGAGGAAAGGCAAAGTCCGGTTCGAAGAGACTactgcagcacagg GgtcagatgacctttggaggaagatacattccaaggagtattcggtcattgaCCAACTaaacaaaacaccagcgcagaTATCTATCCTCTCTTTGTTGAAGAACTCTAAGACACACAAAAATGCtctattgaaggtgctgagtgaggcatatgtgccgaataacatcactggcggagaaatggccaatatggtggGACAAGTGTTAGAAAGCCACAAAATTACTTTCTACGAGGACGAGCTGCTGCCTGAAGGGTTAGGTCACAATAAAGCATTGCATATCACTGTGCAATATGAAGACTACTTCATCACTAGGATCTTGATTGATGGGGGTTCTAGCCTTAATATATGCCCATTGATAACACGCAAGAAACTGGGTAAAGGACTGCATAAGATAAAAGAAGGAGCAATCACTATAAAAGCTTTTGATGGGTCCCAGAGGTCCACTATCGGTGAGATTAACatgtgtctgcaaatgggactAACTTGGTTAGAGGTTgactttcaagtaatagatgtgccagcatccaacaacctgctgttaggacgccCTTGGATTCATTCTGCGGGGGCTGTGGCTTTGACAATACATCAGGccatgaaatttgaatggaatcaccaggaagtgatcattcatggtGATGGCAGCAATCCTATATATAGTCGTCAGACCATTCCGACAATAGGGGGAAGCATAAAGTTAGGTGGGGAGAtgtaa